From the genome of Vibrio porteresiae DSM 19223, one region includes:
- a CDS encoding MarR family transcriptional regulator, translated as MRLAHKRKVQAKLQKRMKAIVANLSSTPKVAKTAKVKPVTEKTVKAVPAAAKVVAATQATVALTPKQQQVLDIVAANAEGINPKSIGLAAGQEDAKAASWATGALKKLLDENLVVKEQLSGNKVIYKAI; from the coding sequence ATGAGACTTGCTCATAAGCGCAAAGTGCAGGCAAAACTGCAAAAGCGCATGAAAGCGATTGTAGCTAATCTATCTTCAACGCCAAAAGTAGCAAAAACGGCTAAGGTAAAACCTGTTACAGAAAAAACTGTAAAAGCCGTACCAGCAGCCGCAAAAGTAGTAGCTGCAACTCAGGCGACTGTTGCTTTGACACCAAAACAACAACAAGTATTAGATATCGTTGCTGCAAACGCTGAAGGTATTAATCCAAAATCGATTGGTTTGGCTGCAGGTCAAGAAGACGCAAAAGCGGCTTCTTGGGCAACAGGTGCTTTGAAAAAACTGTTAGATGAAAATCTTGTAGTGAAAGAGCAGCTAAGCGGCAATAAAGTTATCTACAAAGCGATCTAA